The Centroberyx gerrardi isolate f3 chromosome 19, fCenGer3.hap1.cur.20231027, whole genome shotgun sequence genome has a segment encoding these proteins:
- the gmnn gene encoding geminin produces the protein MSSSRALKHGERSSENIKSFFTPSNKVMGPTRKSLQVLQPSAVNKDLGRSAQAGKVIPKRKQWSTEQVRGSKRVKAEVKSTQTETQCLSDGISNEAYELMVKETPPSTYWKEVAEERRNALYNVLQENEKLHKDIEAKDEQITQLKSENEELQELAQHVQYMADMIERLTGKSPDNLEELREIALDVEEEDELEEDCEAAGQNEEDEIDYSSQSDTEEEDSPTEEAGPSGEQD, from the exons ATGAGTTCCAGTAGAGCACTAAAACACGGGGAGAGGTCCTCTGAGAATATTAAG AGCTTTTTCACACCCTCTAACAAGGTGATGGGACCCACCAGGAAAAGCCTGCAGGTCCTCCAACCCTCAGCTGTCAACAAGGACTTGGGGAGGTCAGCCCAG GCAGGGAAAGTCATCCCCAAACGGAAACAGTGGAGCACAGAACAAGTGAGAGGCTCAAAGAGGGTGAAGGCAGAAGTCAAATCCACGCAAACAGAAACCCAGTGTCTGTCAGATGGCATCTCCAATGAGGCATATGAGCTTATGGTGAAAG AAACCCCACCTTCCACCTACTGGAAAGAGGTGGCCGAGGAGCGACGGAATGCCCTGTACAATGTTCTCCAGGAGAATGAGAAG TTGCACAAAGATATTGAGGCCAAGGATGAGCAGATAACGCAGCTTAAGAGTGAGAATGAGGAGCTGCAAGAGTTGGCACAACACGTACAGTACATGGCTGATATGATTGAG aggCTGACGGGGAAGAGCCCAGACAAtctggaggagctgagggagaTTGCCCTTGAcgtggaggaggaagacgagctGGAGGAGGACTGTGAAGCTGCGGGTCAGAATGAGGAAGATGAGATTGACTATTCCAGTCAGAGTGATACAGAGGAGGAAGATTCTCCGACTGAAGAAGCCGGACCTTCAGGAGAGCAGGATTAA